The Musa acuminata AAA Group cultivar baxijiao chromosome BXJ1-3, Cavendish_Baxijiao_AAA, whole genome shotgun sequence genome window below encodes:
- the LOC135615779 gene encoding protein MAINTENANCE OF PSII UNDER HIGH LIGHT 1-like: MACTTQSIISANSCVIPSPRTFRKPRWVRPHTKLFAVNESSGSDDSDCNAEECAPDKEVGKVSMEWLAGEKTKVVGTFPPRNRGWTGYVEKDTAGQTNIYSVEPAVYVADSAISSGTAGTSTEGSENTLAINSGLALISIAAASLILLQVSKSQPQVQATEYSGPPLSYYIDKFKPVQIVEASAPAAPQTSAPVEASVPPESSSSSTVEALVPTSESPLSTIMQDGSKPEAVPEVQVEMSGQVAQSASASSAS, from the exons ATGGCCTGCACCACTCAGTCCATCATATCCGCCAACAGCTGCGTCATCCCCTCTCCCAGGACCTTCAGGAAGCCACGGTGGGTGAGACCGCACACGAAGCTCTTCGCCGTGAACGAATCCTCTGGCTCCGACGACTCCGACTGCAACGCCGAGGAGTGTGCTCCGGATAAGGAG GTCGGGAAGGTCAGCATGGAATGGTTAGCCGGTGAGAAAACAAAAGTGGTCGGGACATTCCCACCTCGCAATCGAGGTTGGACTGGTTATGTCGAGAAAGATACTGCTGGACAAACAAACATATACTCAGTTGAG CCTGCAGTTTACGTTGCAGATAGTGCAATAAGTTCCGGGACTGCAGGAACATCAACTGAAGGATCAGAGAACACTCTtgctataaattctggtttagcCCTTATTTCGATTGCTGCAGCCTCATTGATACTCCTCCAAGTCAGCAAAAGTCAGCCACAAGTACAGGCAACAGAGTATTCTGGACCACCCCTCAGTTACTACATCGACAAGTTCAAACCAGTGCAGATCGTTGAAGCTTCAGCACCGGCCGCACCTCAAACTTCTGCACCCGTCGAAGCTTCTGTTCCTCCTGAATCTTCGAGCTCTTCCACCGTTGAAGCTTTGGTCCCAACTTCCGAGTCACCATTGTCGACAATTATGCAAGATGGTAGCAAGCCAGAGGCAGTTCCTGAAGTTCAAGTTGAGATGAGTGGGCAGGTTGCTCAAAGTGCAAGTGCAAGCAGTGCTTCCTAA
- the LOC135615775 gene encoding putative 12-oxophytodienoate reductase 11, protein MIVLVFLLLSVAPYKYTPTGPRRPSKHARRVGDPCLPSSIFWAGRDMAAANSVPLITAYKMGKFDLSHRVVLAPLTRQRSYGNVPQPHAILYYSQRASKGGLLIAEATGVSDTAQGYPCTPGIWTKEQVEAWKPIVNAVHEKGGIFFCQIWHVGRVSNHDFQPNGQAPISSTDKPITPQVRANGIDVAIFSTPRRLRTEDIPLVVNDFRVAARNAIEAGFDGVEIHGAHGYLIDQFLKDQVNDRTDRYGGSLENRCRFALEIVEAVVDEIGADRVGIRLSPYANYMQSGDSNPEALGLYMANALNKYGISYLHMVEPRMINVGEKVEVPHSLLPMRKAFKGTFIVVGGYDREEGNTAIASGYADLVAYGRLFLANPDLPRRFELNAPLNKYNRETFYIQDPVVGYTDYPFLDSDS, encoded by the exons ATGATTGTACTTGTTTTCCTCCTCCTCTCTGTGGCTCCCTACAAATACACGCCGACCGGGCCTCGACGACCGAGCAAGCACGCACGGCGAGTAGGAGATCCTTGTTTGCCTTCTTCGATCTTTTGGGCGGGCCGAGACATGGCGGCAGCGAATTCAGTTCCTCTCATTACCGCTTACAAGATGGGCAAGTTTGATCTCTCGCACAG AGTGGTGCTAGCACCATTGACAAGGCAGAGGTCATACGGGAACGTCCCACAGCCGCATGCCATCTTGTACTACTCTCAGCGAGCCTCCAAAGGCGGTCTTCTGATAGCGGAGGCAACCGGGGTTTCAGACACCGCGCAAGG GTACCCTTGCACGCCCGGCATTTGGACGAAAGAACAGGTGGAAGCATGGAAGCCGATTGTGAATGCAGTTCATGAAAagggtggcatcttcttttgccaGATTTGGCACGTAGGAAGGGTTTCAAATCATG ATTTCCAACCCAATGGGCAAGCTCCAATCTCATCTACTGACAAGCCAATTACTCCTCAAGTACGAGCAAATGGCATCGATGTTGCTATTTTTTCAACTCCAAGGCGGTTGCGGACGGAAGATATTCCTTTGGTTGTCAATGATTTTAGAGTTGCTGCAAGAAATGCCATAGAAGCTG GTTTTGATGGAGTCGAGATTCATGGAGCCCATGGATATTTAATTGATCAATTCTTAAAAGACCAAGTGAATGATCGTACAGACAGGTATGGCGGAAGCTTAGAGAATCGTTGCCGCTTTGCTTTAGAAATAGTTGAAGCTGTGGTTGATGAAATTGGAGCTGACAGAGTTGGAATAAGACTTTCTCCCTATGCAAACTATATGCAATCAGGAGATTCAAACCCTGAGGCTCTTGGATTATACATGGCCAATGCTCTGAACAAATATGGGATTTCATACCTTCACATGGTGGAGCCTAGGATGataaatgtaggagaaaaagTTGAAGTTCCTCACAGTCTTCTTCCTATGAGGAAAGCATTTAAGGGAACATTCATTGTCGTCGGGGGCTATGATAGGGAAGAAGGTAACACTGCCATCGCTAGTGGTTATGCAGATCTAGTTGCTTATGGGCGCCTATTTTTAGCTAACCCTGACCTGCCTCGAAGATTTGAGTTGAACGCTCCACTTAACAAGTATAACAGGGAGACTTTCTACATTCAGGATCCAGTTGTTGGGTATACAGATTACCCATTTCTTGATTCTGATTCGTAG
- the LOC135585642 gene encoding uncharacterized protein At4g06598-like isoform X2 — protein MGENEGFVPDQRRMANTSFRSLVPIGKQSFLPPKCPVPTLSPFYDDHGATGSRGIPNANHRRTSSESFLIDEQPPWLDDLLNEPESPVKRGSHRRSSSDSFAYLNGAKVSSGITNLALEGCGQSSVATLCPWGLNELDNQRDINHYPYYVENNSSGRPQHRECESTTTMGNITLGKNKIVHSRAYPVPRERNVVPSDSDEKKDQQGSSNYPKCPSDKEDSFSKQYAADPRSAKQQFARRSRVRKLQYIAELERNVQALQAKGSGISAELEFLDRQNLILNLENKALKQRLDSLSQEQLFKRFQQEMLEQEVAHLRIFYQQHQAAPLHGHRRSTDLDSQFANLSLKHNDMDAGPDPVTNPLHI, from the exons ATGGGAGAGAATGAAGGATTCGTGCCGGATCA ACGACGCATGGCAAATACTAGCTTCAGGAGTTTAGTGCCTATCGGAAAACAATCCTTTCTTCCTCCAAAATGCCCCGTTCCAACCCTATCCCCTTTTTATGATGACCATGGAGCCACAGGATCAAGGGGCATTCCTAATGCAAACCATCGGCGCACTTCATCGGAGAGTTTTCTTATTGATGAGCAACCTCCTTGGCTTGATGATTTGCTTAATGAACCTGAGAGTCCTGTGAAGAGAGGATCTCATCGTCGCTCATCTAGTGATTCTTTTGCATATCTGAATGGGGCTAAGGTATCTTCTGGCATCACTAACCTAGCCTTGGAGGGCTGCGGGCAGAGCAGTGTTGCCACACTATGTCCATGGGGGTTGAATGAACTTGATAACCAAAGAGACATAAATCATTATCCATACTATGTGGAGAACAATTCATCTGGGAGGCCGCAACATAGAGAGTGTGAGTCTACAACAACTATGGGCAATATTACACTGGGAAAGAATAAGATTGTGCATAGTAGAGCATACCCTGTTCCAAGAGAACGCAATGTAGTGCCATCTGATAGTGATGAGAAGAAAGACCAGCAGGGATCTTCCAACTATCCAAAATGCCCCTCAGACAAGGAAGATTCCTTCTCTAAGCAGTATGCAGCTGATCCAAGGAGTGCTAAACA GCAGTTTGCTCGGCGCTCTCGGGTTCGGAAGCTTCAGTACATTGCAGAGCTAGAGAGAAATGTTCAAGCCTTACAGGCAA AAGGCTCAGGGATTTCAGCTGAACTGGAGTTTCTGGATCGACAAAATCTTATTTTGAACTTAGAGAACAAAGCGTTGAAGCAGCGTCTTGACAGTCTATCCCAGGAGCAGCTTTTTAAACGCT TCCAGCAAGAGATGCTAGAACAAGAGGTTGCTCATCTTCGAATATTTTATCAGCAACATCAGGCGGCTCCCTTACATGGACACAGGAGGAGTACAGACCTTGATTCCCAATTTGCCAATCTCTCCTTGAAGCACAATGACATGGATGCTGGACCTGACCCAGTCACAAACCCTCTTCacatttga
- the LOC135585642 gene encoding uncharacterized protein At4g06598-like isoform X3: MANTSFRSLVPIGKQSFLPPKCPVPTLSPFYDDHGATGSRGIPNANHRRTSSESFLIDEQPPWLDDLLNEPESPVKRGSHRRSSSDSFAYLNGAKVSSGITNLALEGCGQSSVATLCPWGLNELDNQRDINHYPYYVENNSSGRPQHRECESTTTMGNITLGKNKIVHSRAYPVPRERNVVPSDSDEKKDQQGSSNYPKCPSDKEDSFSKQYAADPRSAKQQFARRSRVRKLQYIAELERNVQALQAKGSGISAELEFLDRQNLILNLENKALKQRLDSLSQEQLFKRFQQEMLEQEVAHLRIFYQQHQAAPLHGHRRSTDLDSQFANLSLKHNDMDAGPDPVTNPLHI, translated from the exons ATGGCAAATACTAGCTTCAGGAGTTTAGTGCCTATCGGAAAACAATCCTTTCTTCCTCCAAAATGCCCCGTTCCAACCCTATCCCCTTTTTATGATGACCATGGAGCCACAGGATCAAGGGGCATTCCTAATGCAAACCATCGGCGCACTTCATCGGAGAGTTTTCTTATTGATGAGCAACCTCCTTGGCTTGATGATTTGCTTAATGAACCTGAGAGTCCTGTGAAGAGAGGATCTCATCGTCGCTCATCTAGTGATTCTTTTGCATATCTGAATGGGGCTAAGGTATCTTCTGGCATCACTAACCTAGCCTTGGAGGGCTGCGGGCAGAGCAGTGTTGCCACACTATGTCCATGGGGGTTGAATGAACTTGATAACCAAAGAGACATAAATCATTATCCATACTATGTGGAGAACAATTCATCTGGGAGGCCGCAACATAGAGAGTGTGAGTCTACAACAACTATGGGCAATATTACACTGGGAAAGAATAAGATTGTGCATAGTAGAGCATACCCTGTTCCAAGAGAACGCAATGTAGTGCCATCTGATAGTGATGAGAAGAAAGACCAGCAGGGATCTTCCAACTATCCAAAATGCCCCTCAGACAAGGAAGATTCCTTCTCTAAGCAGTATGCAGCTGATCCAAGGAGTGCTAAACA GCAGTTTGCTCGGCGCTCTCGGGTTCGGAAGCTTCAGTACATTGCAGAGCTAGAGAGAAATGTTCAAGCCTTACAGGCAA AAGGCTCAGGGATTTCAGCTGAACTGGAGTTTCTGGATCGACAAAATCTTATTTTGAACTTAGAGAACAAAGCGTTGAAGCAGCGTCTTGACAGTCTATCCCAGGAGCAGCTTTTTAAACGCT TCCAGCAAGAGATGCTAGAACAAGAGGTTGCTCATCTTCGAATATTTTATCAGCAACATCAGGCGGCTCCCTTACATGGACACAGGAGGAGTACAGACCTTGATTCCCAATTTGCCAATCTCTCCTTGAAGCACAATGACATGGATGCTGGACCTGACCCAGTCACAAACCCTCTTCacatttga
- the LOC135585642 gene encoding uncharacterized protein At4g06598-like isoform X1, which produces MKDSCRITWGCDRRRMANTSFRSLVPIGKQSFLPPKCPVPTLSPFYDDHGATGSRGIPNANHRRTSSESFLIDEQPPWLDDLLNEPESPVKRGSHRRSSSDSFAYLNGAKVSSGITNLALEGCGQSSVATLCPWGLNELDNQRDINHYPYYVENNSSGRPQHRECESTTTMGNITLGKNKIVHSRAYPVPRERNVVPSDSDEKKDQQGSSNYPKCPSDKEDSFSKQYAADPRSAKQQFARRSRVRKLQYIAELERNVQALQAKGSGISAELEFLDRQNLILNLENKALKQRLDSLSQEQLFKRFQQEMLEQEVAHLRIFYQQHQAAPLHGHRRSTDLDSQFANLSLKHNDMDAGPDPVTNPLHI; this is translated from the exons ATGAAGGATTCGTGCCGGATCA CTTGGGGTTGTGATAGACGACGCATGGCAAATACTAGCTTCAGGAGTTTAGTGCCTATCGGAAAACAATCCTTTCTTCCTCCAAAATGCCCCGTTCCAACCCTATCCCCTTTTTATGATGACCATGGAGCCACAGGATCAAGGGGCATTCCTAATGCAAACCATCGGCGCACTTCATCGGAGAGTTTTCTTATTGATGAGCAACCTCCTTGGCTTGATGATTTGCTTAATGAACCTGAGAGTCCTGTGAAGAGAGGATCTCATCGTCGCTCATCTAGTGATTCTTTTGCATATCTGAATGGGGCTAAGGTATCTTCTGGCATCACTAACCTAGCCTTGGAGGGCTGCGGGCAGAGCAGTGTTGCCACACTATGTCCATGGGGGTTGAATGAACTTGATAACCAAAGAGACATAAATCATTATCCATACTATGTGGAGAACAATTCATCTGGGAGGCCGCAACATAGAGAGTGTGAGTCTACAACAACTATGGGCAATATTACACTGGGAAAGAATAAGATTGTGCATAGTAGAGCATACCCTGTTCCAAGAGAACGCAATGTAGTGCCATCTGATAGTGATGAGAAGAAAGACCAGCAGGGATCTTCCAACTATCCAAAATGCCCCTCAGACAAGGAAGATTCCTTCTCTAAGCAGTATGCAGCTGATCCAAGGAGTGCTAAACA GCAGTTTGCTCGGCGCTCTCGGGTTCGGAAGCTTCAGTACATTGCAGAGCTAGAGAGAAATGTTCAAGCCTTACAGGCAA AAGGCTCAGGGATTTCAGCTGAACTGGAGTTTCTGGATCGACAAAATCTTATTTTGAACTTAGAGAACAAAGCGTTGAAGCAGCGTCTTGACAGTCTATCCCAGGAGCAGCTTTTTAAACGCT TCCAGCAAGAGATGCTAGAACAAGAGGTTGCTCATCTTCGAATATTTTATCAGCAACATCAGGCGGCTCCCTTACATGGACACAGGAGGAGTACAGACCTTGATTCCCAATTTGCCAATCTCTCCTTGAAGCACAATGACATGGATGCTGGACCTGACCCAGTCACAAACCCTCTTCacatttga
- the LOC135581145 gene encoding uncharacterized protein LOC135581145, giving the protein MGLDRGGEPNRHGNRGTNHELLGLLRMTSERSGSSDVRIAWLQSQLIGHDVVFDTPFGERLLIYADHTASGRSLHYIENYILQYVLPVYGNTHTDDSFVGSKTTRMVHEAADYIKRCMGGGAEDALMFCGSGSSAAIKRLQEVIGIAVPSTMRERIVASLSDEERWVVFVGPYEHHSNLLSWRQTTAEVVEIGMDENGLLDMEALRLHLTSSKYANRPMLGSFSACSNVTGILADTRSLARLLHDHGAFACFDFAASGPYVDIDMRSGDMEGYDAVFLSPHKFVGGPGTSGILLMNKALYQLKTSPPSTCGGGTVAYVNGFDEKETLYHADVEEREDSGTPPIIQKIRAALAFWVKEYIGHDLITLREQVYTETALGRLLSNPNIEVLGNTSVKRLPIFSFLVFPSSQGRKTQGKPLHGRFVAKLLNDLFGIQARGGCACAGPYGHHLLGVDADLSLRIRSAIHEGYNGLKPGWTRVSFTYYTSKEESTYVLAAIEFVAAHGDRFLPLYHFDWVTGDWTFRKRAFKYHRMKEELEDLCRCLFGDATTGAKKERTPCPKPGREGSASARMKRFERYLEGARRIALSLPERTGCGSAPEEIDPKLITFRI; this is encoded by the exons ATGGGTTTGGATCGAGGTGGAGAGCCGAACAGGCATGGCAATCGAGGCACGAACCATGAGCTGTTGGGCTTGCTTAGGATGACGTCCGAGAGAAGCGGCTCGTCCGATGTGAGGATCGCGTGGTTGCAATCTCAGTTGATCGGCCACGATGTGGTGTTCGACACCCCTTTCGGAGAGCGCCTCCTGATCTATGCTGACCATACTGCGTCGGGAAGGAGTTTGCATTACATCGAGAACTATATCCTGCAATATGTTCTCCCTGTTTATG GAAACACTCACACGGACGATAGCTTCGTGGGGAGCAAAACCACAAGAATGGTGCACGAGGCAGCAGATTACATCAAGCGATGCATGGGCGGAGGAGCCGAGGATGCGCTCATGTTCTGTGGCTCGGGCTCCTCCGCGGCCATCAAGCGCCTGCAAGAGGTGATCGGAATAGCAGTGCCTTCCACCATGAGAGAGAGGATCGTCGCGAGCTTAAGCGACGAAGAGAGGTGGGTGGTCTTCGTCGGGCCGTACGAGCACCATTCCAACCTCCTGTCATGGCGGCAAACCACGGCGGAAGTGGTGGAGATCGGCATGGACGAGAACGGCCTGCTCGACATGGAGGCCTTGAGGCTCCACCTCACGTCCTCCAAGTACGCCAACCGCCCGATGCTGGGATCGTTCTCGGCTTGCAGCAATGTCACGGGAATTCTGGCCGACACCCGCTCATTGGCTCGCCTCCTTCACGACCACGGTGCCTTCGCTTGCTTTGACTTCGCTGCCAG TGGCCCATACGTGGACATCGACATGCGATCGGGAGACATGGAAGGATATGATGCGGTGTTTCTCAGCCCACACAAGTTCGTGGGAGGCCCCGGAACTTCCGGGATCCTTCTGATGAACAAAGCTCTGTATCAGCTCAAGACTTCCCCACCTTCCACCTGTGGAGGTGGCACTGTCGCTTACGTCAATGGATTTGACGAGAAG GAGACTCTGTACCACGCTGACGTCGAAGAGAGGGAGGACAGTGGAACTCCACCGATCATTCAAAAGATCCGAGCTGCACTGGCCTTCTGGGTGAAGGAGTACATCGGCCATGATCTCATAACCCTCCGGGAGCAGGTCTACACCGAGACAGCACTCGGAAGGCTCCTCTCGAACCCAAACATCGAAGTTCTTGGCAACACGTCGGTCAAAAGGCTACCCATATTCTCCTTCCTCGTCTTCCCTTCTTCGCAGGGAAGGAAGACGCAGGGGAAACCCCTGCACGGGCGTTTCGTCGCGAAgctgctcaatgacctcttcggCATCCAGGCTCGCGGCGGGTGCGCCTGTGCCGGTCCCTACGGCCACCATCTCCTGGGAGTAGACGCGGATCTCTCTCTTCGTATCCGGTCGGCTATTCATGAG GGATACAACGGGCTGAAACCTGGGTGGACGAGGGTCAGCTTCACCTACTACACGTCCAAGGAGGAGTCTACCTACGTTCTCGCCGCGATCGAGTTCGTCGCCGCGCACGGGGATCGGTTCCTCCCTCTCTACCATTTCGATTGGGTCACCGGCGACTGGACCTTCCGTAAGCGTGCGTTCAAGTACCATAGGATGAAGGAGGAGCTGGAAGATTTGTGTCGATGTTTGTTTGGAGATGCTACCACCGGTGCGAAGAAGGAGAGGACACCGTGTCCGAAACCAGGAAGAGAAGGAAGTGCAAGTGCGAGGATGAAGCGATTCGAGAGATACTTAGAAGGTGCTCGACGAATTGCCCTGTCGCTCCCGGAGCGCACAGGCTGTGGCAGTGCGCCAGAGGAGATTGATCCCAAACTCATAACCTTCAGAATCTAA